The uncultured Pseudodesulfovibrio sp. genome contains the following window.
TGCCGTCTTCAAGGATGCGGATGGTGACGACGTTGGTGTCGCCGAACAGGTTGTGCAGGTCGCCCAGGGTCTCCTGGTACGCGCCCACCAGGAAGGTCCCGAGGTAGTATTCCTCGGAATGTTTGAGGGCGTGCAGGGGCATGGTCCGGTTTACGCCCGGGCCTTCGATGAAACGGTCGATCTTGCCGTCGCAGTCACAGGTGATGTCGGCCAGTGACCCCTCGCGAGTGGGTTCCTCGTCGAGCCGGTGCACGGGCATGACCGGAAAGAGCTGGTCGATGGCCCAGGAGTCCGGCAGTGACTGGAACACGCTGAAGTTGCAGTAGTAGATGTCCGACAGGGTGCGGGCGATGCCTTCCAGCTCCAGGGGCAGTGAGGGGAGATTGCGGGCCAGTACCGCGATACCGCGCACGGTCAGCCAGAAGACGTTTTCGCCAAGGGCGCGCTCGCGGAAGGAGATGGCCCCCTGGTTGAAAGCCTGACGGACTTCGTCCCGGTAGTAGAGGGCGTCGTTGAAGCTCTCCTGGATGTTGTCCGCGGTCAGGGCGAGCATGGTTTCGTGCAGGTGCCGGATGTGGACGTTGGTGTCCTCGGGCAGGTCCGCGGGGAGCGGCTCGGGCTCGAACCGGGCGGCGTCGAGCACGTTGAAGAGCAGCATGGAGTAGTATGCGACCAATGCCCGGCCGGATTCGGTGATGATGGTCGGGTGGGGGACGTCCTGCTCATTGAGCACGGTCATGACGCCCTCGATGATGTCCGCGCAGTACTCGTAGACCGAGTAGTTGCGGCTGCTGGACAGGCTGGTCCGGGTGCCGTCGTAGTCCACGGCCAAACCACCGCCGAGATCCAGATAGCGCATACCCGCGCCTTCGGCGGTGAGCCCCGCGTAGATGCGGCTGGCCTCGGCCACGCCCGAGCGGATTTCCCTGATGTTCGGAATCTGGGAACCGAGATGGTAATGGAGCAGCTGCAGGCAGTTGAGCATCCCGGCCTCTTTGAGGCTGTCGATGACGTCGATGATCTGGGCCGCGTTGAGTCCGAAGATGGAGCGGTCGCCGCCGGATTCGGCCCATTGGCCTGTGGCCTGGGAGGAGAGCTTGGCCCGTACGCCGAGGATGGGCTCCACGCCCAGCGCCTTGGAGCGTTCGATGATCAGGGGCAGCTCGCCGGGCATCTCGATGACCAGGACGCACTTGAGCCCGAGCTGCACGGCGTGCAGGGCTAGGTCCACGAACTCCTCGTCCTTGTATCCATTACAGATCAGAACCGCCCCGGGGTCGCTGTGCATGCCCATTGCCGCGATGAGTTCGGCTTTGCTGCCGGCCTCGAGCCCGTGGTGGTACTTGCGGCCGTGACGGGTCACGGCTTCGACCACCTGTTGCTGCTGGTTGACCTTGATGGGGTAGGCGCCGAGGTAGGCGCCGCCGTATTTCAGGCTTTTCATGGCCTGGATGAAGCTGTCGTTGAGCAGGGATATCTGCGTATCGAGCAGGTTCTCGATGCGCAAAAGGACCGGCAGGTCAAGGCCGCGAGCCTGAATCCCGGCGATGACGTCGGGTATGGACACCGCCCCGGAAAAGTCGTCGGGGGTGGCGGTTACCTGGAGGTCGCCGTTTTCGGCAACGCCGAAGAAGCCCGCGCCCCATTCCCGTACGCGATAGAGTTCCGCAGACCTGTCAGGGGTCCAGCCTTTTTGTGCATGGGTCACTCATATATCCTCCCTCAAAATATGAGCCGGAAAAACCGGCATGTTCCGGCGGCATGTAGGAAGGGGGGGCGTGAATGTCAATATGAATATGGAAACCGGCTGCGGATTGTGACGAAAAAAACGTCATCTCACGTCCAGGCAGGCAACGAGCTTGTATGCAGAGGAGAAAGAAAAAGGCGCTTGCGAAATCGTGTCTCGCAAGCGCCTGTAAGGTCTTTATTCGGCAAGCTGGGCTATGCATCTGAGATACATGGTGAACCTGCTGTCCGGGACCGTTCGTGCAAGGTTATGCCATCTACCTGACGCCCCAAGGGGCCGGGGAATGGCCTTACCCCGCACGTGATTTCAATCGATGGCCGTTGCTAGGCTTTTGCCAGCTTCTTACCGATGACATAACCCTGGGTGTAGTTGTGTCCCAGGTTCAGTCCGGCCACAGTCATGGGGTACTCGACGCCGCCGTAGAAGTTGCCGGCGCAGTTTCCGGCCGCATAGAGCCCTTCGATGGGGTTGCCGTTGACGTCAAGACACTGCAGGTCGCCGTTTACCTCGACGCCGGAACAGGCCATGGACATGCCCAGGTGGCGGTGGATACCGTAGTAGGGCGCGGTGTCGATCGGCTTCAGGTACTGCGAAGGCATGCCGAACTCGCTGTCCGTGCCCGCTGCGACCATTTCGTTGTATTTCTTGACGGTCTCGAGGAAAGCCGGAACGTCGGTGATACCCAGTTTCTCGGCCAACTCCTCGAGGGTGTCAGCCTTGTGGGTGTTGATCAGATCGGCCTCGACGCCTTTGCGCTCCACGTCCTCTTCGGGCATCCAGGTTTTCATCTCTTCGGGAGAGACAAGTCCGCCCGGCCAGTCTGCCGCCTTGTCCATGTAGGCCGCGTCGAAGATCTGGCAATACTGCCCCATATCCTCATCACCCAGCAGGTAGCAGTTCATTAGTTCCATTCCGAGGGTTTCGTCGCAGAACCGCTTGCCGTTCAACTTCACGCGCATGAAGGGCATGTCGCACATGGTGGCAGGGCCGGAATCGAAATCATGGCACATCTTTGTGTGGCCGATGTTCTCGATCTTGCCGCCGGCCCAGACGATCATCTTGTGGCCGTCACCGGTTCTGCCCGCCTTTTTGGGGACCAGGTTCGCCACGTCAGGCATATAATAGTGGAGCATATCGCTGTCGTTCTGGTAGTCGCCGGTAGCCATGACAACACCTTTGCGAGCATTGAACTGGACATAGCCTTCATCGGTCTTGGCGATAACGCCGACGACTTTGCCGTCCTCGACAACCAGTTGCTGGGCAGGGGTGTTGAAGAAAATGTGCACGCCTTCCTTGGCCGCCAGTTTGCAAAGAGCCTTCAGGCCGTCGCCGATATCATAAGGCTTGGGACCGAAAAAGGAGGTGACGAAACTGATGTTGTATCCATATTTTTCCAGCAACTCGGTATGTGCCTTGTTGCCGAGGTTGGCTACCTGAGCACCGGCCTCCTTGGACTTCTCGATCATCCAACTGATGGCCTCGCCGGAGTTCTGGGCCCAGGAACGCAGCAGTTCGCGTTTCGGTCGATGGGCGGAAACCGCCATCAGCTTGGAAATCAGGGCTTCGACATCGGTGGGATCACTGTTTGCCAGATCAATGCCCGAGCCGAAATTACCGCACGCGGAAGCATCCGCTTCCTTTTGGATCAGAGCCACTTCGGCACCGGACTCCGCAGCGGCGAGGGCGCAGGGAACACCAGGGGTTCCTGCACCGACGACGACGATGTCGTATTCCTTTGTTTCCTTGATGTCCGTGATCGGGGCGGGTTTGGTCAAAAACTCGGGCATGCCGGGGCGGACATGGCCGCTCGGGGTGGGGTCATTTCTTTGCATATCTTTACTGTCTCCATTCTAGCGAAAGGTGCCTGCTCGTAGCAGCGGAAATGAGAAAACCTCTTTGAACAGTTTGTATCGCGTTCAAAGAGGCGCCAACATTTGCCGTTCACTCAAAGCAACAAACGTCTCTCGCTATCAAATTGTTTTAATGTAACTTTTTTGAGAATGTTACAAGTGAACCAGATGTCCTGCGGATAAGATGAACAGGATTCCAAAAAATTGTCAATAGATCTCATTTACCATATAATTATTCAGAATAATTGGATTTTAATGCTCATTCGTCAGATAAGGATATAGGAGCAGACATTCATCTGTAGAAATATCTATGCATTGATATGGTCGATATGGTTGGTTCCGTATCTCTATGGAATGAACGGAAGTGAATGTAGAGAAAAATAATTTTTCCGGAAAATCGTCCCCTGAATTTGATGTTGTCCAAATGTTACTCCGTGTATGTGAAGTCTCAAGGCTGGGGCCGACTTGTTCGTTCCTCGCAGCCACCTTGGGGAGCTATACGGTTCACGGGCGTCCTTCTCCTGCACCGGATCGGTAATATTGCCCCGCGATAAAATGGGGTTATGATTAGACTCTGTTTTGAACTCCTGATAGCTGATGAAAACAGCTTGATCGGACTTTTAGGAATGCGGTTCAGTGCAACGCGATGAGATCTGAGGGCGGTTTCTACTTTTGAAAAAGATACGTGTCATTGTGAACGCGACCCCTTTGATGAACGTCAGGACGGGGATCGGACGCTATATTGAATCTCTCTACTCTGTGATGGAGAGGCAATACTCTGACCTGTTCGAATTCAGCTATTTCAATGGGGTCAACCTCTCCCCCTCCCTCCCTTCCCGAGCGAAGGATGCTGACCGCGCGTCCTGGATGGCTTCGTTTTTCTGGAAGTTGCCGTCGTCCTTGTCCTATCTGATACGACTGGTGCTGCTCTGCATACGGGATCTCAGGATGCTGCGGTATTCCGGCAAATTCGATGTTTATCACGAGACGGCGCTGTTTCCTTTCCGTGTGAGCGAAAACGTCGCGACGCTCTCGACCGTCCATGACCTTTCTTTGGACAAGTGCCCACAGTTTCACCCCGCTGAACGCGTCATGTACTTCAGAAAGTTCTTTTATGACCGGATACGGAAAAGCGATGCGTTTCTCGCAGTCTCTGATTTTACCAGGCGGGAGCTGTTGTCGGTTAGCGACGTCAGGGCGGAGCAAGTGCTGGTGACCCCGCTGGCCTGCGACAAGCGGATATTCCATGCGCAGAAGCAGGAAAAGATCGAAGCCGTAATGAAAGAGCTTGGTATTGTGGGCGAATATTTCCTTTTTGTCGGCACAAACGATCCAAGGAAAAATACCGCACTGCTTGCTCAGGCTGTC
Protein-coding sequences here:
- the speA gene encoding biosynthetic arginine decarboxylase codes for the protein MTHAQKGWTPDRSAELYRVREWGAGFFGVAENGDLQVTATPDDFSGAVSIPDVIAGIQARGLDLPVLLRIENLLDTQISLLNDSFIQAMKSLKYGGAYLGAYPIKVNQQQQVVEAVTRHGRKYHHGLEAGSKAELIAAMGMHSDPGAVLICNGYKDEEFVDLALHAVQLGLKCVLVIEMPGELPLIIERSKALGVEPILGVRAKLSSQATGQWAESGGDRSIFGLNAAQIIDVIDSLKEAGMLNCLQLLHYHLGSQIPNIREIRSGVAEASRIYAGLTAEGAGMRYLDLGGGLAVDYDGTRTSLSSSRNYSVYEYCADIIEGVMTVLNEQDVPHPTIITESGRALVAYYSMLLFNVLDAARFEPEPLPADLPEDTNVHIRHLHETMLALTADNIQESFNDALYYRDEVRQAFNQGAISFRERALGENVFWLTVRGIAVLARNLPSLPLELEGIARTLSDIYYCNFSVFQSLPDSWAIDQLFPVMPVHRLDEEPTREGSLADITCDCDGKIDRFIEGPGVNRTMPLHALKHSEEYYLGTFLVGAYQETLGDLHNLFGDTNVVTIRILEDGKFDFVGELEGDSVEDVLSYVEYDTKALLTRFRETAEASVRNGLITPAQRREILQAYKNGLRGYTYLER
- a CDS encoding FAD-dependent oxidoreductase, producing the protein MQRNDPTPSGHVRPGMPEFLTKPAPITDIKETKEYDIVVVGAGTPGVPCALAAAESGAEVALIQKEADASACGNFGSGIDLANSDPTDVEALISKLMAVSAHRPKRELLRSWAQNSGEAISWMIEKSKEAGAQVANLGNKAHTELLEKYGYNISFVTSFFGPKPYDIGDGLKALCKLAAKEGVHIFFNTPAQQLVVEDGKVVGVIAKTDEGYVQFNARKGVVMATGDYQNDSDMLHYYMPDVANLVPKKAGRTGDGHKMIVWAGGKIENIGHTKMCHDFDSGPATMCDMPFMRVKLNGKRFCDETLGMELMNCYLLGDEDMGQYCQIFDAAYMDKAADWPGGLVSPEEMKTWMPEEDVERKGVEADLINTHKADTLEELAEKLGITDVPAFLETVKKYNEMVAAGTDSEFGMPSQYLKPIDTAPYYGIHRHLGMSMACSGVEVNGDLQCLDVNGNPIEGLYAAGNCAGNFYGGVEYPMTVAGLNLGHNYTQGYVIGKKLAKA
- a CDS encoding glycosyltransferase family 1 protein — protein: MNVRTGIGRYIESLYSVMERQYSDLFEFSYFNGVNLSPSLPSRAKDADRASWMASFFWKLPSSLSYLIRLVLLCIRDLRMLRYSGKFDVYHETALFPFRVSENVATLSTVHDLSLDKCPQFHPAERVMYFRKFFYDRIRKSDAFLAVSDFTRRELLSVSDVRAEQVLVTPLACDKRIFHAQKQEKIEAVMKELGIVGEYFLFVGTNDPRKNTALLAQAVQSGSITTQVVIAGWSGWGGDIPDGILNVGYVSDDTLACLYSGATALIFPSFYEGFGLPVLEAMTCGCPVILTREASLPEVAGDAGCYLSTPDALDELISWMQRFETDAKFRQEMSDAALEQSRLFSWEETARLTKEALLAVHEAKNR